In Actinoplanes sp. NBC_00393, a single genomic region encodes these proteins:
- a CDS encoding putative bifunctional diguanylate cyclase/phosphodiesterase, translating into MHSPSGLELAALACLLAAVPAVAYLGQSGRRHTGAARRAHLLLAAGGALATAAALAGLASALLVHHHDPGHTRTLATAVAIAMSCGTLTLLAGTVALPGATRGPAAAVRHVLDGLVIAAAIWFVGWVLISRPTRILGDLTPYPCLAVLLPAVFAVLALGLTAVMGLHAHRPRRHTVRVAAGVSLVAIAATALAGGICRERDGFALFSVLLLTAGLVHIAFAVRAADRPVELNGDVLERGGAYAVVVMIAMLGALGYHLIRGGTMDVLGYFGAAVVGLALVARQYLALGDVRRYTVQLRLREAHFRELAHTDPLTGLANRRGLQRALRESPENAALLGIDMDGFKIVNDMRGHDIGDAVLVEVGSRLKHNLLEGDVAARLGGDEFAVLMHGDAEEAVLAAHRLLAVLGEPYEVDGGPIFLSASVGVADTGELLHDADLALRYAKQRGKNRVERYQAGYDELLRRRGTLQGELRHAIDREQLRLVFQPVVALPSMRPVGAEALLRWTHPDLGPVRPDEFIPVAEESGLINRIGAWVLEQACKQLADWLGKGHDVWVSVNLSPKELHAADYAGQVADVLAEYGVPPQRLVLEVTEHAVATDMEELVGRLAELRETGVRIALDDFGAGYSSLTQLRTLPVDILKIDHALVAEPESRTGTAAPLVDVVVRLGHRLGLEVLAEGIGTPAQREVVEEAGCRLGQGSLFGWGVPAEHFETRLRTLRPAGPRPQPPAPRNAPAIDAPARSQVVRLGPGMRQVRALLPSDPDFADQNVGSVDSGREMGQG; encoded by the coding sequence GTGCATTCACCGTCCGGATTGGAGCTGGCGGCACTCGCGTGCCTGCTGGCTGCCGTCCCCGCGGTGGCCTATCTCGGGCAGTCCGGTCGCCGGCACACCGGCGCGGCCCGGCGGGCACATCTCCTGCTCGCGGCCGGTGGCGCGCTGGCCACGGCCGCCGCGCTGGCCGGGCTGGCCAGCGCCCTGCTGGTGCACCACCATGATCCCGGCCACACGCGGACGCTGGCCACCGCGGTCGCGATCGCCATGAGCTGCGGCACACTCACCCTGTTGGCCGGCACGGTGGCGCTGCCCGGCGCGACCCGCGGCCCGGCCGCCGCGGTCCGTCACGTGCTGGACGGCCTGGTGATCGCGGCGGCGATCTGGTTCGTCGGCTGGGTGCTGATCTCCCGGCCCACGCGGATCCTCGGCGACCTCACGCCGTACCCGTGTCTCGCCGTGCTGCTGCCCGCGGTCTTCGCGGTGCTGGCCCTCGGGCTGACCGCGGTGATGGGGTTGCATGCGCACCGGCCACGTCGGCACACCGTCCGGGTGGCGGCCGGGGTGAGCCTGGTCGCGATCGCGGCGACCGCGCTCGCCGGCGGCATCTGCCGGGAACGCGACGGGTTCGCCCTGTTCAGCGTGCTGCTGCTCACCGCCGGGCTGGTGCACATCGCGTTCGCGGTGCGGGCCGCCGACCGCCCGGTCGAGCTGAACGGTGACGTCCTGGAGCGCGGCGGGGCGTACGCGGTGGTCGTGATGATCGCCATGCTCGGCGCGCTCGGCTACCACCTGATCCGCGGCGGCACGATGGACGTGCTCGGCTATTTCGGCGCCGCGGTCGTCGGCCTGGCCCTGGTGGCCCGGCAGTACCTGGCGCTCGGCGACGTCCGGCGCTACACGGTGCAGCTGCGCCTGCGGGAGGCCCATTTCCGCGAGCTGGCGCACACCGATCCGCTGACCGGCCTGGCCAACCGCCGGGGCCTGCAGCGGGCCCTGCGCGAGTCGCCGGAGAACGCCGCCCTGCTCGGCATCGACATGGACGGCTTCAAGATCGTCAACGACATGCGCGGGCACGACATCGGCGACGCCGTGCTGGTCGAGGTCGGCTCCCGGCTCAAGCACAACCTGCTGGAGGGCGACGTCGCGGCCCGGCTGGGCGGCGACGAGTTCGCGGTGCTGATGCACGGCGACGCCGAGGAGGCGGTGCTGGCCGCACACCGTCTGCTGGCCGTGCTCGGCGAGCCGTACGAGGTCGACGGCGGCCCGATCTTCCTCTCCGCCAGCGTCGGGGTGGCCGACACCGGTGAGCTGCTGCACGACGCCGACCTGGCGCTGCGCTACGCCAAGCAGCGCGGCAAGAACCGGGTGGAGCGCTACCAGGCCGGCTACGACGAGCTGCTGCGCCGCCGCGGAACGTTGCAGGGCGAGCTGCGCCACGCGATCGATCGCGAGCAGCTGCGGCTGGTGTTCCAGCCGGTGGTGGCGCTGCCGTCGATGCGCCCGGTGGGCGCCGAGGCGCTGCTGCGGTGGACCCATCCGGACCTGGGACCGGTACGCCCGGACGAGTTCATCCCGGTCGCCGAGGAGTCCGGGCTGATCAACCGGATCGGCGCCTGGGTCCTCGAGCAGGCCTGCAAGCAGCTCGCCGACTGGCTGGGCAAGGGGCACGACGTCTGGGTCTCGGTGAACCTGTCGCCCAAGGAGCTGCACGCCGCCGACTACGCCGGCCAGGTCGCCGACGTGCTGGCCGAGTACGGCGTGCCGCCGCAGCGGCTGGTGCTGGAGGTGACCGAGCACGCCGTCGCCACCGACATGGAGGAGCTGGTCGGCCGGCTCGCCGAGCTGCGCGAGACCGGCGTACGGATCGCGCTCGACGACTTCGGCGCGGGCTATTCGTCGCTGACCCAGCTGCGGACCCTGCCGGTGGACATCCTGAAGATCGACCATGCGCTGGTGGCCGAGCCCGAGTCGCGGACCGGGACGGCCGCCCCGCTGGTCGACGTGGTGGTCCGGCTCGGGCACCGGCTCGGCCTGGAGGTGCTCGCCGAGGGCATCGGCACGCCGGCCCAGCGCGAGGTGGTCGAGGAGGCGGGCTGCCGGCTCGGGCAGGGTTCGCTCTTCGGCTGGGGTGTGCCGGCCGAGCACTTCGAGACGCGACTGCGCACCCTGCGCCCGGCGGGACCGCGACCGCAGCCGCCGGCGCCGCGCAACGCCCCG
- the ilvD gene encoding dihydroxy-acid dehydratase, with protein MPELRSRTSTHGRTMAGARALWRATGMTDDDFGKPIVAIANSYTQFVPGHVHLKDLGGLVAESIAAAGGVGREFNTIAVDDGIAMGHGGMLYSLPSRELIADAVEYMVNAHCADALVCISNCDKITPGMLIAALRLNIPTVFVSGGPMEAGKTVAIEGIVHEKLDLVDAMSAAANDNVTDAQLDTIERSACPTCGSCSGMFTANSMNCLTEAIGLSLPGNGSTLATHASRKALFTEAGRLIVEIAKDYYEKNDESVLPRSIASRSAFENAVALDVAMGGSTNTVLHLLAAAREAEIDFSVSDIDAISRRVPCLSKVAPNSPKYHMEDVHRAGGIPALLGELHRGGALQTDVRSVHSTSLSAWLDKWDIRGSDPSPEALELFHAAPGGVRTTEPFSTQNRWATLDTDAVEGCIRSVEHAYTVDGGLAILFGNLAPDGCVVKTAGVDESIWKFTGPARVYESQDDAVAGILGKEVVEGDVVVIRYEGPRGGPGMQEMLYPTSFLKGRGLGKACALITDGRFSGGTSGLSIGHVSPEAAGGGLIALVETGDEITIDIPGRSITLNVHDDVLAQRRHEEERRAKPYTPVARQRPVSAALRAYASMATSASDGAYRRVPE; from the coding sequence ATGCCTGAGCTGCGCTCCCGGACCTCGACCCACGGTCGCACGATGGCCGGCGCGCGCGCCCTGTGGCGCGCCACCGGCATGACCGACGACGATTTCGGCAAGCCGATCGTCGCGATCGCCAACAGTTACACCCAGTTCGTACCGGGGCATGTCCATCTCAAGGACCTCGGCGGTCTGGTCGCCGAGTCGATCGCCGCGGCCGGCGGCGTCGGGCGTGAGTTCAACACCATCGCGGTCGACGACGGCATCGCCATGGGCCACGGCGGCATGCTCTACTCCCTGCCCAGTCGCGAGCTGATCGCCGACGCGGTGGAGTACATGGTGAATGCGCACTGCGCCGACGCCCTGGTCTGCATCTCGAACTGCGACAAGATCACCCCCGGCATGCTGATCGCCGCGCTGCGGCTCAACATCCCGACGGTCTTCGTCTCCGGCGGCCCGATGGAGGCCGGCAAGACGGTCGCCATCGAGGGCATCGTGCACGAGAAGCTCGACCTGGTCGACGCGATGAGCGCCGCGGCCAACGACAACGTCACCGACGCCCAGCTCGACACCATCGAGCGCTCGGCCTGCCCGACCTGCGGCTCGTGCTCCGGCATGTTCACCGCCAACTCGATGAACTGCCTGACCGAGGCGATCGGCCTGTCGCTGCCCGGCAACGGCTCGACCCTGGCCACGCACGCCTCCCGCAAGGCGCTGTTCACCGAGGCCGGCCGGCTGATCGTGGAGATCGCCAAGGACTACTACGAGAAGAACGACGAGTCGGTCCTGCCGCGCTCGATCGCCAGCCGCAGCGCCTTCGAGAACGCGGTGGCGCTGGACGTGGCGATGGGCGGCTCGACCAACACCGTCCTGCACCTGCTGGCGGCGGCCCGCGAGGCCGAAATCGACTTCAGCGTGTCGGACATCGACGCCATCTCCCGCCGGGTGCCCTGCCTGTCGAAGGTGGCGCCGAACAGCCCGAAGTACCACATGGAGGACGTGCACCGGGCCGGCGGCATCCCCGCGCTGCTCGGCGAGCTGCACCGCGGTGGGGCGTTGCAGACCGACGTGCGGTCCGTGCACTCGACGTCGCTGTCCGCCTGGCTCGACAAATGGGACATCCGCGGCTCCGACCCCTCGCCCGAGGCGTTGGAGCTGTTCCACGCCGCGCCCGGCGGCGTGCGTACCACCGAGCCGTTCTCGACGCAGAACCGCTGGGCCACGCTCGACACCGACGCTGTCGAAGGCTGCATCCGGTCGGTCGAGCACGCGTACACGGTCGACGGCGGCCTGGCCATCCTCTTCGGCAACCTCGCCCCCGACGGCTGTGTCGTGAAGACCGCCGGCGTCGACGAGTCGATCTGGAAGTTCACCGGCCCGGCCCGGGTCTACGAGTCCCAGGACGACGCAGTCGCCGGCATCCTCGGTAAGGAGGTCGTCGAGGGCGACGTCGTGGTCATCCGCTACGAGGGCCCGCGCGGTGGCCCGGGCATGCAGGAGATGCTCTACCCGACGTCCTTCCTGAAGGGCCGCGGTCTGGGCAAGGCCTGCGCGCTGATCACCGACGGCCGCTTCTCCGGCGGCACGTCCGGCCTCTCGATCGGCCACGTCTCCCCGGAGGCGGCGGGCGGCGGCCTGATCGCCCTGGTCGAGACCGGCGACGAGATCACGATCGACATCCCGGGCCGCAGCATCACCCTCAACGTCCACGACGACGTGCTGGCCCAGCGCCGGCACGAGGAGGAGCGGCGGGCCAAGCCGTACACGCCGGTCGCGCGCCAGCGCCCGGTCTCGGCGGCGCTGCGCGCTTACGCCTCGATGGCCACCAGCGCCAGCGACGGCGCCTACCGCCGAGTTCCCGAATAG
- a CDS encoding NUDIX hydrolase: protein MATPEFIVELRQHIGHAPLPLPSVTAIVLDDAGRVLLNQRSDDHRWSLLGGVLDPGEQPAAGAIREVYEETAVEIVVDRILAVEASELRTMQNGDQVYWLEVCLACRAVGGEARVNDDESIDVAWFAPDAVPDLGPRQKRYLELALDPTATPYFVA, encoded by the coding sequence GTGGCTACTCCGGAATTCATTGTCGAGCTGCGGCAGCACATCGGACACGCACCACTACCGCTGCCCAGCGTGACCGCCATCGTTCTCGACGACGCGGGCCGGGTCCTGCTCAACCAGCGCAGCGACGATCACCGCTGGTCGCTGCTCGGCGGCGTCCTCGATCCGGGCGAACAGCCGGCGGCCGGGGCGATCCGGGAGGTCTACGAGGAGACCGCCGTCGAGATCGTGGTCGACCGGATCCTCGCCGTGGAAGCCTCTGAGCTGCGCACGATGCAGAACGGCGACCAGGTCTACTGGCTCGAGGTCTGCCTGGCCTGCCGGGCCGTCGGCGGCGAGGCCCGGGTCAACGACGACGAGTCGATCGACGTGGCCTGGTTCGCACCCGATGCCGTACCGGATCTCGGTCCCCGCCAGAAGCGCTACCTCGAGCTCGCCCTCGACCCCACCGCGACCCCCTACTTCGTGGCGTAA
- a CDS encoding carbohydrate ABC transporter permease, translating to MSTVTGRAPQDTRAGWRTYLGLATVLALSIFPLYWMFVIATSPDGAMVKYPPVFLPGDQFLVNLREVFTADNVYFAASLINSTIVSTVVTATTLFFCSLAGFAFAKLRFPGRDKLMFVVILTLTVPNQLGVVALYILMGEIGWNGTLLAVIAPSMVTAFGVFYMRQFIDHAVPGELIEAARIDGASTFRIYWNIVLPAIRPALAVLGLLTFVATWNEFQWPLITLGGTEFPTSMVALSDLASGSFVVFRRVLAGAFVATLPLLVLLIIGGRQIVRGIMEGAVK from the coding sequence ATGAGCACCGTGACGGGTCGTGCACCGCAGGACACGCGCGCCGGCTGGCGTACCTATCTCGGCCTGGCCACCGTGCTGGCACTGTCGATCTTCCCGCTGTACTGGATGTTCGTCATCGCCACCAGCCCGGACGGCGCGATGGTCAAGTACCCGCCGGTGTTCCTGCCGGGCGACCAGTTCCTGGTCAACCTGCGCGAGGTCTTCACCGCGGACAACGTGTACTTCGCCGCTTCGCTGATCAACAGCACCATCGTCTCGACCGTGGTGACGGCGACGACGCTGTTCTTCTGCTCGCTCGCCGGCTTCGCCTTCGCCAAGCTGCGCTTCCCCGGCCGCGACAAGCTGATGTTCGTGGTCATCCTGACCCTGACCGTGCCCAACCAGCTCGGTGTGGTCGCCCTCTACATCCTGATGGGCGAGATCGGCTGGAACGGGACGCTGCTGGCGGTCATCGCACCCAGCATGGTCACCGCGTTCGGCGTGTTCTACATGCGCCAGTTCATCGACCACGCGGTGCCCGGCGAGCTGATCGAAGCGGCGCGCATCGACGGCGCGTCGACGTTCCGGATCTACTGGAACATCGTGCTCCCGGCCATCCGCCCGGCGCTCGCGGTGCTCGGCCTGCTCACCTTCGTGGCGACCTGGAACGAGTTCCAGTGGCCGCTGATCACGCTCGGCGGCACGGAGTTCCCCACCTCGATGGTGGCGCTCTCCGACCTCGCCAGCGGCAGCTTCGTGGTCTTCCGCAGGGTTCTGGCCGGCGCTTTCGTGGCCACTCTGCCGCTGCTCGTGCTGCTGATCATCGGCGGTCGGCAGATCGTGCGCGGCATCATGGAAGGCGCGGTCAAATAA
- a CDS encoding carbohydrate ABC transporter permease produces the protein MSLTQIRPAPPAPQPAERVSKSKLWWHRFDTKTVPYILIAPFFVLFAIFGLFPLIYNAVVSFRYWRLDDPTKTGWSGLANYTQLFTDEDFWNALFNTFGIFILSTVPQLLLALTIANLLNHRLRGTTWWRVAVLLPYVTPVAASTLLFSMFFARDYGMANWFLSLVGFGQEQPLDWRAEKWSSWIAIATMVNWKWIGYNALLYLSAMQAIPRDVYEAAAVDGAGPQRQLWQITVPMIQPVVIFTVVLSTIGGLQLFNEPMLFDENPALARGGSDHQWQTMAQLIYEVGWRDLNLGYAAAMSWALFLIILVVAAINALLTRRFGGGR, from the coding sequence GTGTCACTGACCCAGATCCGGCCCGCGCCGCCCGCGCCGCAGCCGGCCGAGCGCGTCAGCAAGTCGAAGCTGTGGTGGCACCGCTTCGACACCAAGACTGTTCCGTACATTCTGATCGCGCCGTTCTTCGTGCTTTTCGCGATCTTCGGTCTGTTCCCGCTCATCTACAACGCCGTGGTGTCCTTCCGCTACTGGCGGCTCGACGACCCGACCAAGACCGGCTGGTCCGGCCTGGCGAACTACACCCAGCTCTTCACGGACGAAGACTTCTGGAACGCGCTGTTCAACACGTTCGGCATCTTCATCCTGTCGACCGTGCCGCAGCTGCTGCTGGCGCTGACCATCGCGAACCTCCTCAACCACCGGCTGCGCGGAACCACCTGGTGGCGGGTCGCGGTGCTGCTCCCGTACGTGACGCCGGTCGCGGCGTCCACCCTGCTCTTCTCGATGTTCTTCGCGCGTGACTACGGCATGGCCAACTGGTTCCTCTCGCTCGTCGGGTTCGGCCAGGAACAGCCGCTGGACTGGCGCGCCGAGAAATGGAGCTCGTGGATCGCGATCGCCACGATGGTGAACTGGAAGTGGATCGGCTACAACGCGCTGCTCTACCTCTCGGCCATGCAGGCGATTCCGCGCGACGTCTACGAGGCGGCGGCGGTGGACGGCGCCGGGCCCCAGCGCCAGCTGTGGCAGATCACCGTGCCGATGATCCAGCCGGTGGTGATCTTCACGGTGGTGCTCTCCACCATCGGTGGTCTCCAGCTCTTCAACGAGCCGATGCTCTTCGACGAGAACCCGGCCCTGGCCCGGGGTGGATCGGACCATCAGTGGCAGACCATGGCCCAGTTGATCTACGAGGTCGGCTGGCGTGACCTGAACCTGGGCTACGCGGCGGCGATGTCCTGGGCGCTGTTCCTCATCATCCTGGTCGTGGCCGCGATCAACGCCCTGCTGACCCGGCGCTTCGGAGGTGGCCGATGA
- a CDS encoding ABC transporter substrate-binding protein — MERFGRRALRAAVAGVAATLLITGCSGQALEGDSSDSASGEQVTLKFNIFGDMGQEQLKAKYEKANPNVKIVFNKTEYNAHHEDLQKKLVAGSGAADVVAVDEGFMVQMRAQADKFVNLLDKGSGKLESNYLPWKWKGGQSADGKLIGLGTDVGGLAMCYRTDLFKAAGLPTERDKVSELWPTWDAFIQTGQNYVKSTGKKFVDSGTNMFNPVLAQQPVGFYNEQEALQMEGGPKAAFEMSMKALDAGISANLNSFQPGWDQGFTGDKFAVLACPAWMLGHIQQTAPKQKGKWDIAAIPGGGGNWGGSWFTVPAQGKNIDEAVKFTEWMVQPEQQIEVFKTVGNLPSQPALYKDPAVLDFKHEFMSNAPTGQIFAKTAESLQPQYLGKKNGKTREAVEAVITRVQQGKLKSDAAWAEAVKEAEKVANS; from the coding sequence ATGGAGCGTTTCGGACGTCGTGCCCTGCGCGCGGCCGTCGCTGGTGTCGCAGCGACGCTGTTGATCACCGGCTGCAGTGGCCAGGCCCTGGAGGGCGACAGCAGTGACAGCGCCAGCGGCGAGCAGGTCACGCTGAAGTTCAACATCTTCGGCGACATGGGCCAGGAGCAGCTCAAGGCCAAGTACGAGAAGGCCAACCCGAACGTCAAGATCGTCTTCAACAAGACCGAGTACAACGCTCACCACGAGGACCTGCAGAAGAAGCTGGTCGCGGGCAGCGGCGCGGCCGACGTGGTCGCCGTCGACGAGGGCTTCATGGTCCAGATGCGGGCGCAGGCCGACAAGTTCGTCAACCTGCTCGACAAGGGATCCGGCAAGCTCGAGTCCAACTACCTGCCCTGGAAGTGGAAGGGCGGACAGTCGGCCGACGGCAAGCTGATCGGTCTCGGCACCGACGTCGGCGGCCTGGCCATGTGCTACCGCACCGACCTGTTCAAGGCGGCCGGCCTGCCGACCGAGCGTGACAAGGTCTCCGAGCTCTGGCCGACGTGGGACGCGTTCATCCAGACCGGCCAGAACTACGTGAAGTCCACCGGCAAGAAGTTCGTCGACTCGGGCACCAACATGTTCAACCCGGTGCTCGCCCAGCAGCCGGTCGGCTTCTACAACGAGCAGGAAGCGCTGCAGATGGAGGGTGGCCCCAAGGCCGCCTTCGAGATGAGCATGAAGGCGCTCGACGCCGGCATCTCCGCCAACCTGAACAGCTTCCAGCCGGGCTGGGACCAGGGCTTCACCGGTGACAAGTTCGCCGTGCTCGCCTGCCCCGCGTGGATGCTCGGCCACATCCAGCAGACCGCGCCCAAGCAGAAGGGCAAGTGGGACATCGCCGCTATCCCGGGCGGCGGCGGCAACTGGGGCGGTTCCTGGTTCACCGTTCCGGCCCAGGGCAAGAACATCGACGAGGCCGTGAAGTTCACCGAGTGGATGGTGCAGCCGGAGCAGCAGATCGAGGTCTTCAAGACGGTCGGCAACCTGCCCTCGCAGCCGGCGCTCTACAAGGACCCCGCCGTTCTGGACTTCAAGCACGAGTTCATGAGCAACGCGCCGACCGGCCAGATCTTCGCCAAGACCGCGGAGAGCCTGCAGCCGCAGTACCTCGGCAAGAAGAACGGCAAGACCCGTGAGGCTGTCGAGGCGGTCATCACCCGCGTTCAGCAGGGCAAGCTCAAGTCCGACGCGGCGTGGGCCGAGGCGGTCAAGGAAGCCGAGAAGGTCGCGAATTCCTGA
- a CDS encoding LacI family DNA-binding transcriptional regulator — MKRPTIADIARRAGVSKGAVSYALNGQPGVSEATRKRILAIAQEIGFNANSAARALSGARARAVGLTLCRPARILGIEPWFMGLISGFEAELGAHSYALTLQVVATPEQEIEVYRRWWGERRIDGVIVTDIREGDVRIPVLQQLQLPAVVIGGPGDTGTIAQIWSDDAGAITEAVRYLVALGHHRIARVSGVPDLLHTQVRTKAFNEVCASLGLDNVVTLPADYTGEEGSRATRRLLIGGDRPTAIIYDNDVMAVAGLAVAQEMGLAVPGDLSIVAWDDSPLCSLVHPPLTALSRDISAYGAQAARELLNAIDGKKVGNVEAGRVHLTPRGSTAPPR, encoded by the coding sequence GTGAAACGGCCCACGATCGCCGACATCGCACGGCGAGCGGGTGTGTCCAAGGGCGCCGTGTCGTATGCGCTGAACGGCCAGCCCGGCGTCTCCGAGGCGACCCGCAAACGCATCCTGGCGATCGCTCAGGAGATCGGCTTCAACGCCAACAGCGCGGCCCGCGCGCTCTCCGGCGCCCGTGCCCGGGCCGTCGGCCTGACCCTGTGCCGGCCCGCCCGGATTCTCGGCATCGAGCCCTGGTTCATGGGCCTGATCAGTGGTTTCGAAGCCGAGCTCGGCGCGCATTCGTACGCGCTGACGCTGCAGGTGGTGGCCACTCCCGAGCAGGAGATCGAGGTCTACCGCCGCTGGTGGGGCGAGCGCCGGATCGACGGCGTGATCGTCACCGACATCCGCGAGGGCGACGTCCGCATCCCGGTGCTGCAGCAGCTCCAGCTCCCGGCCGTGGTGATCGGCGGCCCGGGCGACACCGGCACGATCGCCCAGATCTGGTCCGACGACGCCGGTGCGATCACCGAGGCGGTCCGCTACCTGGTCGCCCTCGGTCACCACCGGATCGCCCGGGTCAGCGGTGTGCCCGACCTGCTGCACACCCAGGTCCGGACCAAGGCGTTCAACGAGGTCTGCGCCTCGCTCGGGCTGGACAACGTGGTCACGCTACCCGCCGACTACACCGGCGAGGAGGGCAGCCGGGCCACCCGCCGGCTGCTGATCGGCGGCGACCGGCCGACCGCGATCATCTACGACAACGACGTGATGGCGGTCGCCGGCTTGGCCGTGGCACAGGAGATGGGCCTCGCCGTTCCGGGCGATCTGTCCATCGTGGCCTGGGACGACTCACCACTGTGCAGCCTGGTGCACCCGCCGCTCACCGCGCTGAGCCGGGACATCTCGGCGTACGGTGCGCAGGCGGCCCGGGAGCTGCTGAACGCGATCGACGGCAAGAAGGTCGGCAACGTCGAAGCCGGCCGGGTGCACCTCACCCCGCGGGGCAGCACCGCCCCGCCGCGCTAG